A genomic segment from Bacillus cereus G9842 encodes:
- the ymfI gene encoding elongation factor P 5-aminopentanone reductase: MKKYALVTGGSGGIGSAISKQLIQDGYTVYVHYNNSEGKVLELQKAWGEVIPVQANLASSDGAEQLWGQIEHPIDVIVYAAGKSIFGLVTDVTNEELGYMVELQVKNVYKLLSMALPPMIGRRSGNIVIISSIWGQIGASCEVLYSMVKGAQNSYVKALAKEVSLSGLRVNAVAPGAIETEMLSVFSEEDKMGIAEDIPLGRIGLPEEVAKTVSFLVSPGASYITGQIIGVNGGWHC, encoded by the coding sequence ATGAAAAAGTATGCGTTAGTAACTGGAGGGAGCGGAGGGATTGGCTCTGCTATTTCGAAACAATTAATTCAAGATGGATATACAGTTTATGTTCATTACAATAACAGTGAAGGAAAGGTATTGGAATTGCAGAAAGCATGGGGAGAAGTTATCCCTGTTCAAGCGAATTTGGCTTCTAGTGATGGAGCAGAGCAATTGTGGGGACAAATTGAACACCCTATTGATGTTATTGTATACGCAGCTGGGAAGAGTATTTTTGGACTAGTAACAGATGTAACAAACGAAGAATTGGGTTATATGGTAGAACTTCAAGTGAAGAACGTATATAAATTACTTTCAATGGCACTTCCGCCTATGATCGGGAGGAGAAGTGGTAATATTGTAATTATTTCATCTATATGGGGACAAATAGGGGCTTCTTGTGAAGTGCTGTATTCAATGGTAAAAGGGGCGCAAAATTCATATGTGAAAGCTTTAGCGAAAGAAGTTTCTTTAAGTGGATTACGTGTGAATGCAGTAGCACCAGGAGCAATTGAAACGGAAATGTTAAGTGTTTTTTCTGAAGAAGATAAAATGGGAATTGCTGAAGATATACCATTAGGTAGAATAGGATTACCAGAAGAAGTAGCAAAAACAGTTTCATTCCTCGTATCACCAGGAGCATCATACATAACTGGACAAATCATCGGAGTGAATGGCGGTTGGCACTGCTAA
- the yfmH gene encoding EF-P 5-aminopentanol modification-associated protein YfmH: MEKIVYEQLKETLYYEKLPNGLDVYVLPKQGFNKTFATFTTKYGSVDNTFVPLGKEEMIRVPDGIAHFLEHKLFEKEDHDAFQLFSKQGASANAFTSFTRTAYLFSCTSNVEQNLNTLLNFVQEPYFSEKTVEKEKGIIGQEIQMYQDNPDWRLYFGLIDSLFVKHPIKIDIAGTIESISKITKDLLYECYETFYHPSNMLLFVVGAIDPEKTMDLVRENQAEKDYKNQPEIVRSFEEEPNEVNEKKKIISMPVQTPKCLVGIKATNLKEKGQALLKQEIALTLLLDYLFGKSSVHYEALYNEGLIDDSFSYDYTEENNFGFAMVGGDTKQPDELADRLKDILLKTDYDQLDAAALERVKKKKIGGFLRSLNSPEYIANQFTRYAFNESSLFDALTVLEGLTVQDLQEVAKLLLSEEKMSVCQVLPKK, encoded by the coding sequence ATGGAAAAAATTGTTTATGAGCAATTAAAAGAAACACTCTATTATGAAAAACTTCCTAATGGATTAGATGTATATGTTTTACCGAAACAAGGATTTAATAAAACATTTGCGACGTTTACGACGAAATATGGTTCAGTAGATAATACATTTGTACCATTGGGGAAAGAAGAAATGATTCGTGTGCCTGATGGGATTGCACATTTTCTTGAGCATAAATTATTTGAAAAAGAAGATCACGATGCTTTCCAATTGTTTAGTAAACAAGGAGCATCGGCAAATGCTTTTACATCCTTCACACGAACAGCTTACCTTTTTTCATGTACTTCAAACGTAGAACAAAATTTAAATACATTGCTAAACTTCGTGCAAGAGCCTTATTTCTCTGAAAAAACAGTTGAAAAAGAGAAGGGGATTATTGGGCAAGAAATTCAAATGTATCAAGATAACCCAGATTGGCGTTTGTACTTTGGGTTAATTGATAGCTTGTTTGTAAAACACCCAATTAAAATTGATATTGCAGGCACAATCGAATCTATTAGTAAAATTACGAAAGATTTATTATATGAATGTTATGAAACATTTTATCATCCGAGCAATATGTTATTATTTGTTGTGGGTGCAATTGATCCAGAGAAAACAATGGATTTAGTACGTGAAAATCAAGCGGAAAAAGATTATAAAAACCAGCCAGAAATTGTGCGTTCATTTGAAGAGGAACCAAATGAGGTAAATGAAAAGAAAAAAATTATTTCAATGCCTGTGCAAACACCGAAATGTTTAGTTGGTATTAAAGCGACTAATTTAAAAGAAAAGGGGCAAGCGCTTTTAAAACAAGAAATTGCGCTTACGTTACTCTTAGATTATTTATTTGGAAAAAGTTCTGTTCATTACGAAGCTTTATATAATGAAGGACTTATTGATGATTCATTCTCGTATGACTATACAGAAGAAAATAACTTCGGTTTTGCAATGGTTGGTGGTGATACGAAACAACCTGATGAATTGGCAGATCGTTTAAAAGATATTTTATTAAAAACAGATTATGATCAATTAGATGCGGCGGCATTAGAACGAGTGAAGAAAAAGAAAATTGGTGGTTTTTTACGCTCGTTGAATTCACCAGAATATATTGCAAATCAATTTACACGATATGCGTTTAATGAATCTAGTCTATTTGATGCATTGACTGTATTAGAAGGGCTGACGGTTCAAGACTTACAAGAAGTAGCAAAATTATTGTTATCAGAAGAAAAAATGAGTGTTTGTCAGGTGTTACCGAAAAAATAA
- the yfmF gene encoding EF-P 5-aminopentanol modification-associated protein YfmF, which produces MKLMEQQLHELGGLRVHIIPTDKYKTNTFVFRFKAPLNEETVTERALLPYVLQSATEKLPSVIRLRQYLEELYGSSLAVDVSKKGEDHIISIYVDIANEVYLHDAPPLFEKALSMLSDIVLHPATEGNGFLSSIVESEKRALLQRIEATYDDKMRYANERLIEEMCKVEPYRLSANGKKESVASITNESLYQYYQKVLAEDEMDLYIIGDISENAVDLVSKYFSISARPVRERNVLLHRRNNEEKEVVEKQELKQSKLHIGYRTFVTYKDEDYFALQLFNGLFGGFSHSKLFVNVREKNSLAYYAASRFESHKGLLFVMSGIEAKNYEKAVEIIKEQMLAMQNGEFSEEEIHQTKSVIQNQILEAIDTPRGFVEMLYHGIISDRTRPVEEWLTGIESVTKEEIVKVAKNIELDTIYFLQGTEGE; this is translated from the coding sequence ATGAAACTAATGGAACAACAACTACATGAGTTAGGTGGTTTGCGCGTACATATTATTCCGACTGATAAATATAAAACGAATACCTTTGTATTTCGTTTTAAAGCGCCTTTAAATGAGGAGACGGTGACAGAGCGTGCCCTATTGCCATACGTATTGCAAAGTGCCACAGAAAAATTACCTTCTGTAATTCGTCTTCGTCAATATTTAGAAGAATTATACGGGTCTTCTTTAGCGGTAGATGTAAGTAAAAAAGGGGAAGACCATATTATCTCCATTTATGTAGACATTGCAAATGAAGTTTATTTACATGATGCACCACCGTTATTTGAAAAAGCGCTTTCTATGTTGTCTGATATTGTGTTACATCCAGCAACCGAGGGGAACGGTTTCCTATCTTCTATCGTAGAAAGTGAAAAAAGAGCACTGTTACAGAGAATTGAAGCTACTTATGATGATAAAATGCGTTATGCAAACGAGCGTTTAATTGAAGAAATGTGCAAAGTAGAACCGTATCGTTTAAGTGCAAATGGAAAAAAAGAGAGTGTTGCTTCTATTACAAATGAAAGTCTGTATCAATATTATCAAAAGGTGTTAGCGGAAGATGAGATGGATCTATATATTATTGGTGATATTTCAGAAAACGCCGTTGATCTTGTAAGTAAGTATTTTTCTATTTCAGCTCGTCCAGTGAGAGAAAGAAATGTACTCCTTCATAGACGAAATAATGAAGAAAAAGAAGTTGTTGAAAAACAAGAATTAAAACAAAGTAAATTACACATCGGTTATCGTACATTTGTCACATATAAAGATGAAGATTATTTTGCATTGCAATTGTTCAATGGATTGTTTGGTGGTTTTTCTCATTCGAAGTTATTCGTAAATGTGCGTGAAAAAAATAGTTTAGCGTACTATGCAGCATCGCGCTTTGAAAGTCATAAAGGTTTATTATTTGTTATGTCAGGAATCGAAGCGAAAAATTATGAAAAAGCAGTTGAGATTATTAAAGAACAAATGCTTGCGATGCAAAACGGAGAGTTTTCTGAAGAAGAAATACATCAAACAAAAAGTGTCATCCAAAATCAAATATTAGAGGCGATTGATACACCGCGTGGATTTGTAGAAATGCTATATCATGGTATTATTTCAGATCGTACACGTCCAGTTGAAGAATGGCTTACAGGTATAGAAAGTGTAACAAAAGAAGAAATTGTAAAAGTAGCTAAAAATATTGAACTAGATACAATTTACTTTTTACAAGGAACGGAGGGAGAGTAA